The following proteins are co-located in the Brienomyrus brachyistius isolate T26 unplaced genomic scaffold, BBRACH_0.4 scaffold35, whole genome shotgun sequence genome:
- the pld2 gene encoding phospholipase D2 — MANVEEPVVEASHAHGLMKRFYSQDDSPLTQDEMDSLMQHGEVRSFILVHRLRAIHEAGVALFLRGIPVTCKVDVTERYTTQSKVRVSTLYTVHLAHGDFSWIIKRKYRHFQDLHRDLYKHKMMISLLPLGRFATQRQELGALPEEMPSLHNNERGRRASSKPKHLEEYLNGLLEHSFYRNYHRMLEFLDVGPLSFIKDLGPKGLEGFVLKRSGGHRILGLNCFGHHQFCFRWSRRWLVVKDSFLMYMTPDAEVISFVLLFDPELEVLVGRCYTDTEHGVCIKNYARTLIIKCSSYRQAQWWSHQIRQLSEPCDFLQVHRFGGFAPSREDTLTKWYVNGSGYFSDLADALEQAKQEIFITDWWLSPEVHLKRPATDNYWRLDCILKRKAEQGVKVCVLLYKEVELALGINSDYSKRTLMNMHPNIKVMRHPDHVSVIVLLWAHHEKVVIIDQSVAFVGGIDLAFGRWDNSHYRLTDLSVTETPNHVSGSEACDTVGDDPDGSASQLLPGRSESKPAPTESEDLSQNSQLWLGKDYSNFITKDWVQLDRPFEDNVDRSQVPRMPWRDFAAALHGKAARDVARHFIQRWNFTKIFKSKYKDDFYPCLLPKSHSTADELPYSVPGCGRASVQVLRSVDRWSAGTCESSIHNAYLHLIETSEHYIYIENQFFISGADGKNVHNGIGDAIVKRILRAHSEQKTYRVYVLVPLLPGFEGDISAGGGNAIQAILHFTYRTMCRGEFSILARLKEHIQDQWCQYISLCGLRTHAQLSGSLVTELIYVHSKTLIADDRRYIIGSANINDRSMLGSRDSEVAVLVEDRERVPSRMGGGDYEAGPLTLALRKECFRVLLGADGDPSIDIQDPISEDFFQEVWNKTAALNASIYETVFRCLPSDSIPNLRVLRELSPAERLCDTDPKKAREQLGAVRGLLVHYPLHFLCEENLLPPLSSKERIVPMEVWT; from the exons ATGGCTAACGTGGAGGAGCCCGTAGTGGAGGCATCGCATGCCCACGGGCTGATGAAGAGGTTCTACTCTCAGGACGACAGCCCCCTGACCCAAGATGAGATGGACTCCTTGATGCAGCACGGCG AAGTGCGCTCTTTCATCCTAGTCCACCGTCTTCGTGCCATCCATGAGGCCGGGGTGGCGCTGTTTCTGCGGGGGATCCCGGTGACCTGCAAGGTGGACGTCACCGAGAGGTACACCACACAATCCAAG GTGCGTGTGTCCACACTGTACACTGTCCACCTTGCGCACGGCGACTTCAGCTGGATTATCAAGCGAAAGTACCGGCACTTCCAAGACCTGCACCGCGACCTTTACAAGCACAAGATGATGATCAGCTTACTCCCCCTGGGAAG GTTTGCTACCCAGAGGCAGGAACTTGGCGCCCTACCGGAGGAGATGCCATctttgcataacaatgaaagagGCAGGAGGGCGTCCAGCAAGCCG AAACACCTGGAGGAGTATCTGAATGGGCTGCTGGAGCACAGCTTCTACAGGAACTACCACCGAATG CTGGAGTTCCTGGATGTTGGTCCTCTTTCCTTCATCAAAGATCTGGGACCTAAAGGGCT GGAGGGCTTCGTCCTGAAGCGTTCGGGGGGTCACcgcatcctgggcctgaactgCTTCGGCCATCACCAGTTCTGCTTCCGCTGGTCGCGACGGTGGCTGGTTGTGAAGGACTCCTTCCTGATGTACATGACCCCGGACGCCGAGGTGATCTCCTTCGTGCTGCTCTTCGACCCCGAGTtggaggtgctggtgggccGATGCTACACAGACACCGAGCACGGCGTCTGCATCAAGAACTACGCCCG aacactGATCATTAAGTGCAGCAGCTACCGTCAAGCCCAGTGGTGGAGTCACCAGATCCGCCAGCTGTCTGAACCCTGCGACTTCCTGCAGGTGCATCGTTTCGGGGGCTTTGCCCCCTCCCGTGAGGACACCCTCACTAAGTG GTATGTGAACGGCTCTGGCTACTTTTCAGACCTGGCTGACGCGTTGGAACAGGCCAAGCAGGAGATCTTCATCACTGACTGGTG GCTGAGCCCTGAAGTTCACTTAAAGCGACCAGCTACGGACAACTACTGGCGTCTCGACTGCATCCTGAAGCGGAAGGCG gagcaAGGTGTGAAGGTGTGCGTGTTGCTGTacaaggaggtggagctggcgCTGGGCATCAACAGCGACTACAGCAAGAGAACACTGATGAACATGCACCCCAACATCAAG GTCATGCGGCATCCCGATCATGTTTCTGTGATTGTCTTGCTCTGGGCCCACCACGAGAAGGTAGTAATCATTGACCAGTCAGTGGCATTCGTCGGAGGAATTGACCTGGCCTTCGGGAGGTGGGACAACAGCCACTATAGGCTGACCGACTTGTCAGTCACAGAGACGCCCAATCACgtttcaggatcagag GCTTGCGACACAGTGGGCGACGATCCAGACGGGTCAGCCTCCCAGCTACTGCCTGGCAGGTCCGAGTCAAAACCGGCACCGACTGAGTCTGAGGACTTGTCGCAAAATAGCCAGCTGTGGCTGGGGAAGGACTATAGCAATTTCATCACCAAAGACTGGGTGCAGCTGGACCGGCCCtttgaag ATAATGTCGACCGCTCCCAAGTGCCACGCATGCCCTGGCGCGACTTCGCTGCCGCCCTGCATGGGAAGGCTGCCCGGGACGTGGCACGCCACTTCATCCAGCGCTGGAACTTCACCAAG ATTTTCAAGAGCAAATACAAGGATGACTTCTATCCGTGTCTGCTACCGAAATCCCACAGCACGGCGGACGAGCTGCCGTACAGCGTGCCGGGCTGCGGGAGGGCGTCAGTGCAG GTGCTGCGCTCCGTGGACCGCTGGTCGGCCGGCACGTGCGAGAGCTCCATTCACAACGCCTACCTGCACCTGATCGAGACCAGCGAGCACTACATCTACATCGAG AATCAGTTCTTCATCAGCGGTGCGGATGGGAAGAACGTGCACAATGGTATCGGGGACGCCATCGTGAAACGCATCCTGCGAGCCCACAG tgAACAGAAAACGTACCGGGTCTATGTGCTGGTGCCTCTGCTGCCTGGATTCGAAGGGGACATCAGtgctgggggtggcaatgccATCCAGGCCATCCTGCATTTCACGTACAG GACCATGTGTCGGGGGGAGTTCTCCATCCTGGCCAGATTAAAGGAACATA TACAGGACCAGTGGTGCCAGTACATTTCACTGTGTGGTCTGCGCACGCATGCCCAACTCTCCGGGTCGCTGGTCACCGAGCTCATCTACGTGCACAGCAAGACACTGATCGCCGACGACCGCCGCTACATCATCG GCTCCGCCAACATCAACGACCGCAGCATGCTAGGAAGCCGGGACAGCGAGGTAGCAGTGCTGGTGGAGGACAGGGAGCGGGTGCCTTCGCgcatgggggggggtgactacGAGGCGGGCCCCCTGACTCTGGCCCTGCGCAAGGAATGCTTCAG GGTTCTCCTGGGGGCCGACGGCGACCCCAGCATCGACATCCAGGATCCGATCAGTGAGGATTTCTTCCAGGAGGTGTGGAACAAGACTGCCGCATTGAACGCCAGTATTTATGAGACG GTGTTCCGCTGCCTCCCCTCCGACTCCATCCCCAACCTGCGCGTCCTGCGGGAGCTGAGCCCAGCGGAGCGGCTGTGCGATACGGATCCCAAGAAGGCACGGGAGCAGCTAGGAGCGGTGCGCGGCCTGCTGGTGCACTATCCCCTCCACTTCCTGTGCGAggagaacctgctcccaccactCAGCAGCAAGGAGCGCATCGTGCCCATGGAGGTGTGGACGTAG